In a single window of the Dreissena polymorpha isolate Duluth1 chromosome 3, UMN_Dpol_1.0, whole genome shotgun sequence genome:
- the LOC127872603 gene encoding uncharacterized protein LOC127872603, translated as MYVSFIGISGYIRRINMGSIRTFIIMILMIREASLKEFELVQHLRQIGAILVTHGGDVVTYQNNNYNPINVIDGRDGNPDECDCCASLIRPAWININLGEPRPFSRIHLVGRPSSPNNLHSTQFSDLQITINTGQDGRKSLPISNVNNMFTVNASTSLQYVKSINVSTTNSFQDDHVMTLCDVKIFQNVNITSQSSTWSTCVAENAINGQRFNELSLCSACSATDVDNTPWWELDLGFINLIGAISVQGRTDTSDRQSRNLIIYISNVTVGPDRTAEAVNNPSDNTEIIVNLNPVVLSIHSEIDVLGNVIVKISAVQ; from the exons GTTACATACGTCGAATTAACATGGGAAGCATAAgaacatttataattatgatattaaTGATTCGAGAGGCGTCGTTGAAAG AATTCGAGCTAGTGCAGCACTTACGACAAATAGGAGCTATACTTGTGACTCATGGCGGAGACGTTGTTACCTaccaaaacaataattataatccaATAAATGTAATAGACGGTAGAGATGGAAATCCAGATGAGTGCGACTGTTGTGCTTCGTTAATAAGACCGGCATGGATTAACATCAATCTGGGCGAGCCCCGTCCATTCAGTAGAATACATCTTGTGGGGAGACCGAGCAGTCCAAACAACCTCCACT CCACTCAGTTCAGCGATCttcaaataacaataaatactggACAGGACGGCAGAAAATCATTACCTATATCGAATGTTAATAATATGTTCACTGTGAATGCATCCACATCGCTTCAATATGTTAAGTCAATAAATGTGTCAACGACTAACAGTTTTCAAGACGACCATGTCATGACACTTTGTGATGTAAAGATCTTTCAAAATG TAAACATAACATCTCAGTCGTCTACATGGAGTACATGTGTTGCGGAAAACGCTATAAACGGACAGCGATTCAACGAACTCTCACTTTGTTCAGCATGCAGTGCGACAGATGTCGATAATACACCATGGTGGGAACTTGATCTTGGTTTTATCAACTTGATCGGGGCAATTTCCGTCCAAGGTAGAACAG ATACTAGTGACAGACAGAGTCGAAATCTTATCATATATATAAGTAACGTAACAGTAGGACCTGATCGCACGGCTGAAGCAGTTAATAATCCATCAGACAACACCGAGATCATCGTCAATCTAAACCCG GTTGTCCTTTCAATACATTCGGAGATCGATGTACTCGGGAATGTCATTGTAAAGATCAGTGCAGTGCAGTGA